From Candidatus Aminicenantes bacterium, one genomic window encodes:
- a CDS encoding Gldg family protein — MDKLKAHLNSIGLGLFGLALVALKFWPQSGLLAALLAALGLAALVGYFVLHAGDLKQGLKRRAFLYSSNLALMIILTLAILTLINYIGARHHKRFDFTEAKVHSLSDQSITVAKALKQDVQVKAFFREGNYGRARLEDLLKIYAYHSPRVKYEFIDPDKNPGLVKRYEVTQDGTAIFESGDKDTRITETTEEAVTNAMIKVTRAKSKTILFLEGHGEKSTEATDENGISFAKDELAKLGYQVKKQTLARPEVLTAGCALLVVPGPQKDLAPAELDAIGAYLKSGGRVLFLVDPQVAPGLPAFLVGFGFRLENDLLFDRPSILGGDYLMPVMSELAEHAITRNFRYATVYPLARSVDIIEPKPEGVATSQVLGKTSDNAYAKKGFALKPKMTLKEIAFDAKADRRGPIPIAGLATLKPSTDAAGKAGPEGRLVVFGDSDFAANRYFDAYGNGNLFLNAANWLTEEADLISIQPKTQNPRTLQLTPGQGRTIFWFSVVLLPLFVLAFGLSIWFRRRAL, encoded by the coding sequence ATGGATAAGCTGAAAGCTCACCTCAATTCGATCGGCCTGGGGCTTTTCGGGCTGGCCTTGGTGGCCCTCAAGTTCTGGCCGCAGAGCGGGCTCCTGGCCGCGCTCCTGGCCGCCCTGGGCCTGGCCGCCCTGGTCGGGTATTTCGTCCTTCACGCAGGCGACCTCAAGCAGGGCCTCAAGCGGCGCGCCTTCCTCTACTCATCCAACTTGGCCCTGATGATCATTCTGACCCTGGCCATCCTGACCCTGATCAATTACATCGGCGCCCGCCACCACAAGCGCTTCGACTTCACCGAGGCCAAGGTCCACAGCCTGTCCGACCAGTCCATCACCGTGGCCAAGGCTCTCAAGCAGGACGTCCAGGTCAAGGCCTTCTTCCGCGAGGGCAACTACGGGCGGGCCCGCTTGGAGGACCTGCTCAAAATCTACGCCTATCACTCGCCGCGGGTGAAATACGAGTTCATCGACCCCGACAAGAATCCCGGCCTGGTCAAGCGATACGAAGTCACTCAGGACGGCACGGCCATCTTCGAGTCCGGCGACAAGGATACCCGCATCACCGAGACGACCGAAGAGGCCGTGACCAACGCCATGATCAAGGTGACCCGGGCCAAATCCAAGACTATTCTTTTCCTCGAGGGCCACGGCGAGAAATCGACCGAGGCAACCGACGAGAACGGGATCTCCTTCGCCAAAGACGAGCTGGCCAAGCTGGGCTACCAGGTCAAGAAACAGACCCTGGCCCGGCCCGAAGTCCTGACGGCGGGATGCGCCCTGCTCGTAGTGCCCGGACCGCAGAAGGACCTGGCGCCAGCCGAGCTCGACGCCATAGGGGCTTACCTCAAATCCGGCGGGCGCGTCCTTTTCCTCGTCGACCCCCAGGTGGCGCCCGGACTGCCTGCCTTCCTGGTCGGATTCGGGTTCAGGCTGGAGAACGACCTCCTTTTCGACCGCCCCTCGATCCTGGGAGGCGATTACCTGATGCCGGTCATGAGCGAGCTGGCCGAGCACGCCATCACCCGCAATTTCCGATACGCCACCGTCTACCCCCTGGCCCGCTCCGTCGACATCATCGAGCCCAAGCCCGAAGGCGTGGCGACATCCCAGGTCCTGGGCAAGACAAGCGACAACGCCTACGCCAAGAAGGGCTTCGCCCTGAAGCCCAAGATGACCCTGAAAGAGATCGCCTTCGACGCCAAGGCCGATCGCCGCGGCCCCATCCCCATCGCCGGACTGGCGACGCTCAAGCCCTCGACCGACGCGGCCGGGAAGGCCGGCCCGGAAGGCCGCTTAGTCGTTTTTGGCGACTCCGATTTCGCCGCCAACCGCTACTTCGACGCCTACGGCAACGGCAACCTGTTTCTTAACGCCGCCAACTGGCTGACCGAGGAGGCGGACCTCATCTCCATCCAGCCCAAGACCCAGAATCCCCGAACCCTTCAATTGACCCCGGGGCAGGGACGGACGATCTTCTGGTTCTCGGTAGTGCTTTTGCCGCTCTTCGTCCTTGCCTTCGGGCTGAGCATCTGGTTCCGCAGGAGGGCGCTGTGA
- a CDS encoding DUF4340 domain-containing protein: MKLKTTAILAVVFAGLLVFVLFFEKKPREAGAGPEAKLVSLAAADVEFVSLKQGPEILSFRKNDKGEWMIAEPMEAKADTVEVEALVSALADLRIERIVEAAGGDPKKYDIPQREISLRVKGQAEPVKILLGPENKLDATFYAQKVGDPRIVLLPSTLKTPLDKKLFDFRQKDVFRFEAKDVAAVKLRAKDSRWEARKTDGEWFFTSPLKVLARESQMTSLLESLAGLRAKEFAAEAKTPQELKARGLEVPEYTISLSLPAESRELVFSFHKAEDKTYATTSQSTKIIVPEADILFDLERKPADLRESKVAVFGAWQADQLMLKKGGLAITVHKAANANWFFDPAEKEEADGSKVETFLRKIEGLEAAEYIDAPKGPAEYGLDNPGAEIAIRTKDTASEKPVEKTVRLAVGKVDAEKKQAVVKNARFAWLVKADASFLDEFPKEKKDWAALPPAAPEKK; encoded by the coding sequence GTGAAGCTCAAGACCACCGCAATCCTGGCTGTCGTCTTCGCCGGCCTTTTGGTCTTCGTCCTGTTCTTCGAGAAAAAGCCCCGGGAAGCGGGGGCCGGGCCCGAGGCCAAGCTCGTCTCGCTGGCCGCGGCCGACGTCGAATTCGTATCGCTGAAACAAGGCCCCGAGATCCTGTCCTTCCGCAAGAACGACAAGGGCGAGTGGATGATCGCCGAACCGATGGAGGCCAAAGCCGACACCGTCGAAGTCGAGGCCCTGGTCTCCGCCCTGGCGGACCTTCGGATCGAGCGGATCGTCGAGGCCGCTGGCGGCGATCCCAAGAAATACGACATCCCCCAGCGGGAGATCAGCCTGCGGGTCAAGGGCCAGGCCGAGCCGGTCAAGATCCTGCTCGGCCCCGAGAACAAGCTCGACGCCACTTTCTACGCCCAGAAGGTCGGCGACCCGCGCATCGTCTTGCTGCCCAGCACTCTCAAGACCCCATTGGACAAGAAGCTGTTCGATTTCCGGCAAAAAGACGTCTTCCGCTTCGAGGCCAAGGATGTGGCCGCGGTCAAGCTGCGGGCCAAGGATTCCCGCTGGGAGGCCCGCAAAACGGACGGCGAATGGTTCTTCACCTCTCCGCTCAAAGTCTTGGCTCGGGAAAGCCAGATGACGAGCCTCCTCGAGTCGCTGGCCGGCCTGCGGGCCAAGGAGTTCGCGGCCGAGGCCAAGACGCCGCAGGAGCTGAAAGCCCGCGGCCTGGAGGTCCCGGAGTACACGATCTCCTTAAGCCTGCCCGCGGAGAGCCGGGAGCTCGTCTTCTCCTTCCATAAAGCCGAAGACAAGACCTACGCCACGACCTCGCAGTCGACCAAGATCATCGTGCCCGAGGCCGACATCCTGTTCGATCTGGAGCGCAAGCCGGCCGACCTTCGCGAGAGCAAGGTCGCTGTCTTCGGCGCTTGGCAGGCCGACCAGCTCATGCTCAAAAAGGGCGGCTTGGCGATCACGGTCCACAAAGCCGCCAACGCCAATTGGTTCTTCGATCCGGCCGAGAAGGAGGAAGCGGACGGCTCCAAGGTCGAAACCTTCCTGCGCAAGATCGAGGGGCTCGAGGCGGCCGAGTATATCGACGCCCCCAAAGGCCCGGCCGAATACGGCCTGGACAATCCCGGGGCCGAGATCGCGATCCGGACCAAGGACACGGCATCGGAAAAGCCGGTCGAGAAGACGGTCCGCCTCGCCGTGGGCAAGGTCGACGCAGAGAAAAAACAGGCCGTCGTCAAGAACGCCCGCTTCGCCTGGCTGGTCAAGGCCGACGCCTCGTTCCTGGACGAGTTCCCAAAGGAAAAGAAGGATTGGGCGGCGCTGCCGCCCGCCGCGCCGGAGAAGAAATAG
- the mutY gene encoding A/G-specific adenine glycosylase: MAAAEQGFVRGLLGWYGRNKRDLPWRGATDPYAVWVSEIMLQQTTVGAVIPYYQRWLKRFPDIESLARAPLSRILKAWQGLGYYQRARNLRAAAKIVVERHGGRLPETEADLRALPGFGQYTTAAVASIAFGRRIPLVDANVRRVLMRIFELAGSAAARNDPALLERLAPLVPARRPGDFNQALMELGALICRPMNPACLRCPVRLDCLAFAAGRQEVIPAPVRRSTRKLTAVVGIIERDGRILIQQRPSEGLLGGLWEFPGGKVRPGESLPAALARELAEEIGAGPKAVRPFMTVDHSYTRFRVTLHAFTCGLRTDPAPDRSWRWVRPADLRKYPVPSGSARIVEKIIESRRSGPARRARPAGTGRSE, encoded by the coding sequence ATGGCTGCGGCTGAGCAGGGATTCGTCCGCGGGCTCCTCGGCTGGTATGGCCGCAACAAGCGCGACCTGCCTTGGCGCGGCGCTACGGACCCCTATGCCGTCTGGGTTTCCGAGATCATGCTTCAGCAGACGACGGTCGGCGCCGTTATCCCCTATTACCAGCGCTGGCTCAAGAGATTCCCGGACATCGAATCTCTGGCCCGGGCGCCTTTGAGCCGAATCCTGAAAGCCTGGCAAGGATTGGGCTATTACCAGCGGGCCCGCAATCTCCGCGCCGCCGCCAAGATTGTGGTCGAGCGCCACGGGGGACGCCTTCCGGAAACCGAGGCGGATCTTCGGGCCCTGCCCGGATTCGGCCAATACACGACCGCCGCTGTGGCCAGCATCGCTTTCGGCCGCCGGATTCCCCTGGTCGACGCCAATGTCCGCCGCGTCCTGATGCGGATCTTCGAGCTGGCGGGGTCCGCCGCGGCCCGCAACGATCCCGCCCTGCTCGAGCGTCTGGCGCCGCTCGTCCCGGCCCGGCGGCCCGGCGACTTCAATCAGGCTTTGATGGAGCTGGGCGCCCTGATCTGCCGTCCGATGAATCCGGCCTGCCTGCGCTGCCCGGTCCGACTCGATTGCCTGGCCTTCGCCGCCGGCCGGCAGGAAGTCATCCCGGCGCCCGTCCGGCGCAGCACCAGAAAGCTCACGGCGGTAGTTGGAATCATCGAGCGGGACGGCAGGATCCTCATCCAACAGAGGCCGTCCGAGGGGCTCTTGGGGGGGCTCTGGGAATTTCCCGGCGGCAAGGTGCGCCCGGGCGAATCGCTTCCGGCCGCCCTGGCCCGCGAGCTCGCGGAGGAGATCGGGGCCGGGCCAAAGGCGGTCCGGCCGTTCATGACGGTCGACCACTCTTACACTCGGTTTCGGGTGACCCTCCACGCGTTCACATGCGGCTTGCGGACCGATCCGGCGCCCGATCGGAGCTGGCGATGGGTCCGGCCGGCCGATCTGCGGAAATACCCGGTCCCCTCCGGCAGCGCCCGCATCGTGGAAAAGATTATCGAGAGCCGGCGGTCCGGCCCAGCTCGTCGAGCTCGGCCAGCCGGAACCGGACGCTCAGAATGA
- a CDS encoding ABC transporter permease, which translates to MKAVWVIAKKELRAYFTSPIAYVVMTVFLVLVGFFFYSLMWWFNAQSMQAAQNPAYAQQMNINQMVFGPLFNNMSIILLLMLPLLTMRLFAEEKKIGTEELLMTSPITVGQVIAGKFLASFLVLAAMLALTGILAVFPFLYGNPELLPILNGYLGLLLMGGAFLAIGIFFSSLTENQIVAAILTFGALLLFWILNWASSSAAGFWKDVLNYVSFFQHFDNATQGILDTADLIYYASFAFFGLFLTHSVIQSRRWR; encoded by the coding sequence ATGAAAGCCGTCTGGGTCATCGCCAAGAAAGAGCTGCGGGCCTATTTCACCTCGCCCATCGCCTATGTCGTCATGACCGTCTTCCTGGTCCTGGTCGGGTTCTTCTTCTACAGCCTGATGTGGTGGTTCAACGCCCAGTCGATGCAGGCCGCCCAGAATCCCGCCTACGCCCAGCAGATGAACATCAACCAGATGGTCTTCGGACCGCTCTTCAACAACATGAGCATCATCCTGCTGTTGATGCTGCCGCTTCTGACCATGCGGCTCTTCGCCGAAGAGAAGAAGATCGGGACCGAGGAGCTGCTGATGACCTCGCCGATCACCGTGGGCCAGGTCATCGCCGGCAAGTTCCTGGCCTCCTTCCTCGTCCTGGCGGCCATGCTGGCCTTGACCGGCATCCTGGCCGTCTTCCCCTTCCTCTACGGCAACCCCGAGCTCCTCCCGATCCTCAACGGCTACCTGGGGCTCCTGCTGATGGGAGGGGCCTTCTTGGCCATCGGCATCTTCTTCTCCTCCTTGACCGAGAACCAGATCGTGGCCGCCATCCTGACTTTCGGGGCGCTGCTGCTGTTTTGGATCCTGAACTGGGCCTCAAGCTCGGCCGCCGGGTTCTGGAAGGACGTGCTCAACTACGTCTCCTTCTTCCAGCACTTCGACAACGCCACCCAGGGCATCCTGGACACGGCCGACCTCATCTATTACGCCAGCTTCGCCTTCTTCGGGCTGTTCCTGACCCATTCGGTCATCCAGTCCCGTCGCTGGAGATAA
- a CDS encoding sialidase family protein gives MSGRTARFRLTGAALLAMFVAAAGGGAAGRPEASVRLIDLDKDASRQVVVDIEKGQYLGHPTTCLLEDGRTILCVYPKGHGKGPIVYKKSFDGGRTWSDRQPTPDSWATSLETPTIHRVVRPDGARRLILFSGLYPARMARSEDDGRTWSELAPIGEWGGIVVMGSVAAVGPQRGRYMALFHDDGRFLAKEAAVEKPPVMTLLKTFSEDGGLSWSRPETIFRSSEIHLCEPGLVRSPDGKRLAVLLRENLRRRNSQIIFSEDEGRTWSAPRDLPDALNGDRHTGKYAPDGRLVVSFRSISPQGKTSPYEGDWAAWVGTFDDLVAGRPGQYLVRLKDNLVLADCAYPGVEILPDGTFVATTYGHWRPDEEPFILSVRFRLAELDELGRTAGSR, from the coding sequence ATGAGCGGGCGAACGGCGCGGTTTAGGTTGACGGGCGCCGCGCTGCTGGCGATGTTCGTCGCGGCGGCCGGGGGCGGCGCCGCTGGCCGGCCTGAGGCGTCCGTCCGTCTGATCGATCTTGACAAGGACGCCAGCCGCCAGGTCGTGGTGGACATCGAAAAAGGCCAGTATCTCGGGCATCCCACGACCTGCCTCCTCGAGGATGGGCGGACCATCCTCTGCGTCTACCCTAAGGGGCACGGCAAAGGTCCGATCGTCTACAAAAAGAGCTTCGACGGCGGCCGGACCTGGAGCGACCGCCAACCCACGCCGGATAGCTGGGCGACGAGCCTGGAAACACCCACGATTCACCGTGTCGTCCGGCCCGACGGGGCCAGGCGTCTGATCCTGTTCTCGGGCCTCTATCCCGCTCGGATGGCCCGTTCGGAGGACGACGGCCGGACCTGGTCCGAGCTGGCGCCGATCGGCGAGTGGGGCGGCATCGTCGTCATGGGCAGTGTTGCGGCCGTTGGGCCCCAGCGCGGGCGCTATATGGCCCTCTTCCACGATGATGGACGATTCCTGGCCAAGGAGGCGGCCGTCGAGAAGCCGCCCGTCATGACCCTGCTCAAGACCTTTTCCGAAGACGGCGGCCTGTCCTGGTCGCGGCCGGAGACGATCTTCCGTTCGAGCGAAATCCATCTTTGCGAGCCCGGCTTGGTCCGTTCCCCGGACGGGAAGCGGCTGGCCGTTCTGCTGCGGGAGAATCTGCGGCGCCGGAACTCCCAGATCATCTTCTCGGAAGACGAAGGCAGGACTTGGAGCGCGCCGCGCGACCTGCCCGACGCTTTAAACGGCGACCGGCACACCGGCAAGTATGCGCCGGACGGGCGGCTGGTCGTGTCCTTCCGGTCCATCTCGCCCCAAGGCAAGACCTCTCCCTACGAAGGCGATTGGGCGGCCTGGGTCGGGACCTTCGACGATCTCGTCGCCGGCCGTCCCGGCCAATACCTTGTCCGGTTGAAAGACAACCTCGTCTTGGCCGACTGCGCTTATCCCGGCGTCGAGATTCTGCCCGACGGCACTTTTGTCGCTACGACCTACGGCCACTGGCGGCCGGATGAGGAGCCGTTCATTCTGAGCGTCCGGTTCCGGCTGGCCGAGCTCGACGAGCTGGGCCGGACCGCCGGCTCTCGATAA
- a CDS encoding ABC transporter ATP-binding protein, which yields CMIAVEHLVKKYGDLVAVRDLSFTVEKGCIWGLLGPNAAGKTTTMRILTGFLPATDGKASVGGFDVFSQADKVKRILGYLPEILPLYPDQTVTEYLGFIADLKKVPPGKKKDAVARAIKAAALESVKGRLIKNISRGFKQRVGIAQALVHDPQVLILDEPTIGLDPAQIREIRGLIQSLKGERTIILSTHILAEVTQTCDGVVIINEGRLKASGSLAELTASVEHKDGVALKLRRSVDEAAAALRALPGVEMAAREDDGLRIEWKPGADLRDEVVRLVVEKGFGLLEMRPITMNIEDLYLKIVSGGVDQ from the coding sequence TGCATGATCGCAGTTGAGCATCTGGTCAAGAAATACGGTGATCTTGTCGCCGTCCGGGATCTGAGCTTCACGGTCGAGAAAGGCTGCATCTGGGGCCTGCTCGGACCGAACGCGGCCGGCAAGACGACCACCATGCGCATCCTGACGGGCTTCCTCCCGGCCACAGACGGCAAGGCCTCGGTCGGCGGCTTCGACGTCTTCAGCCAAGCCGACAAGGTCAAGCGGATCCTCGGCTACTTGCCCGAGATCCTGCCGCTCTACCCGGACCAGACGGTGACTGAGTACCTCGGGTTCATCGCCGACCTCAAGAAGGTCCCGCCCGGCAAGAAAAAGGACGCCGTGGCCCGGGCCATCAAGGCCGCGGCGCTGGAGTCCGTTAAAGGCCGGCTGATCAAGAACATCTCGCGCGGGTTCAAGCAGCGGGTCGGCATCGCCCAGGCCTTGGTCCACGATCCCCAGGTCCTGATCCTGGACGAGCCGACGATCGGGCTCGACCCGGCCCAGATTCGCGAGATCAGGGGCCTCATCCAATCGCTCAAGGGCGAACGGACGATCATCCTCTCGACCCACATCCTGGCCGAGGTCACCCAGACCTGCGACGGGGTGGTCATCATCAACGAGGGCCGGCTGAAGGCCTCGGGCTCGCTGGCCGAGCTGACCGCCTCGGTCGAGCACAAGGACGGCGTCGCCCTCAAGCTCCGCCGGTCCGTGGACGAGGCGGCGGCCGCGTTGCGCGCCCTGCCTGGAGTGGAAATGGCGGCCCGCGAAGACGACGGCCTGCGGATCGAATGGAAGCCCGGCGCCGACCTCCGCGACGAGGTCGTCCGGCTGGTCGTGGAGAAGGGCTTCGGCCTGCTGGAGATGCGGCCGATCACCATGAACATCGAGGACCTCTACCTCAAGATCGTCTCCGGAGGGGTGGACCAATGA